GACAGCGGTTTCCAAGGCATTTCGTTCaggaattttattattgtttcgttTACCTGGTGTGCCCGAGATACGTGTGTCATGTATCCTGGTCCAGGGGCTGGTCTCACAGTAATGCGCTCGACGAATTCTGTAGAAAACAATCCATGAATGCGTGCatgtattatttttgaaatatgtacCGAATGCTATGCATATCGAACTGGTATGAAATACATGTGTACTTAAAATCTTCAAAGATACTAAGAAATTACGTAACTTGGTGAATACCTATGCAATATGTATTTCAAACTTCAACGAACAATTTGTTATTTGACTGTGCATGCACTTTAGATGTTATACCCCAAGAACAAACGTTAAGGACTGCGGTCACGAGTATTGCTTAGCAATTTAAGAATTGCATCCGAATAAAGACTTAGTGTTTTAAGTTAGATGCAAATCTATTCAACCTCTCGAGCCCATACCACGAAATAACCGCATTTAATTTACCTGCAGATCGATATGCAGTTTCCATGGGCAGGAGAGGGTCGGCGTCTCCCATAATGAGTAGAGTGGGCTTCGTAATGACgtcaggctcaggctcctcctcgTCAACAGGGCTAACGTCCAAAGCTCTTAGAATATGGAGAGGCCCTGTCCAGGTATCTGTAGTAAAGGGAAAGAGTGTTAGAATTTATAAAATAtcgcattttcagttttgtttctcgCTTTTGGCTAAATCACTtcatagcgttttttttttattctaatcattTCCAGAATTTATCCGAAATTCGTGATCGAACATCGCAGTCATTAAGCTCTAACAAGCAATGATAGGAAAGCTAATATATCAAGTATTCGGAAAATGATAAGACATATACAGATGAAAACTGCACATGAAAAAAGCTCTTTATCATGAACAATGGACTACCAAGTATTGTAACCAACtgtattactaattttttatttcttgccagTTTCGATTGCTGAGTTCTCCTCTAGATTAATTTCTTTCACAAGAATTGAcatttttttagcatattttagGTAGCAGTTCCATGGGTTACAGGCCCATGTATTACAATACTATAAGCTTTGCTAAATATATGCTATACAGCTGTAATTCCAGATTTATTTCCACAAATATCTGCTTGGGTAATTTTTGTTTACTGGGAGACTGGATGCACAACTAAATATCACTGGATTACTAACTGTTTCTAGGTAGGTTATCTGCCAGTCAACATTTcgtgaaagaaaatacaaattgttctgtgcaaatTGTTGAATGTTAACTGAAGAGTCAAgtgtaaaacaaaacattaagaaTCTCACCTCTGCTGGAGAAGACAAACTTATAGGCTTCAATTTCTTCCGGTTCGATAACCTTCATTTTTAGAAGAGGCTTCATTATCTTATCAATGAGCCCGAAGTCGTTCAAGGTAGCAGCGATTTCGGGTAGAACTGGCAGCTTCAGCAAATACAGGTATCTTCACGTGTgcggaaaaataaatatttattcctctAAAGGTTGTAGTTGTAACTACCACACATATGTTGATGTTGATGAGGTAACCATTGTCTTTGTTCAAGATCAATCACTCCTACAGAACTTGGATAAAATATTCCCTTTCTAGAAAAGCTTCCAtataaggagaaaaataagaacgAATAGACCTGTCAAGAGTCGCTTGGCTTAATTAAAAAATCGAATGCAGGAATGGCATAATTTACCTTGCTTGATGCATGATCAACGAAGTTAATTTTCTTTCCCACTCGTTTAACTAACATGTCCCTGGAAATACCAACTTAAAATTCATATGTTTGGTGCACACTTCAAAACTTCAGAATAATCTGTCTCGATTGCGGTAGATAAAAGCTAGTAAGCCCTGACAACTCCAGACAAAATTGTGGCAAACTTTTGCTAGCATGAAAGAATCTAGTTAAACATACTGATGATACATATAGTTCTGCAAAAGCCCTCCACAGAGTTACaatggaaaaacagagagagagagagagagagagagagagagagagagagagaaactgaggcaaggaacacactctctctctctctctctctctctctctctctctctctctctctcacacacacaacaatatatatatatatatatatatatatatatatatatatatatatatatatatatatatatatatatatatatatatatatatatatatatatatatatatatatatatatatatatatatatatatatatatatatatatatatcgtcagaaAATAGTTTTGCAAGCCACTGACGTTTAATAGCTTTCAGATGACAAGAAACAGTTATTAGTGTATATTACCCGGCTTTGTAGTAATGGCTCCAGTTCTGACCAAGCTGTTGACGAACAACGTAGGGGTGAGGTGAATGAATAAGAACTAATTTGGAAATCAGGTGGGGATAGTTATACGCCATATACCATCCCACTTGGCCCCCTATTCCGGCACAGATCAAGTGAGCCGAAGTTGCATCTGAGGGAtattgaaaatacatataaaaaaatcggatctttcctagatagtgacccccaagggttttcgggggtcgttatccaggactaatattccttaggggtcattatctttagtatatttacagtcttttgtttatgtctttacggtaatccccaatgggcttgtactaaacacgccgcaaaggtggatacataccgggttaaaacccttcggGTCACTAtccattaaagataaaaaaatctaaaaatataaatcgatGAAATCTGTGATCTATAAAATGCACAGCTTGAACTATAAAAAATAGCTCATAGAAACTAGGACTAAAAATGTTTCCTGTTTTACCAGAGATATTCATAATACCAATAATACTAGCAAAACAATCACAAATTATGAAGTCATTGTTAGCTCATTTCATCTGCGCATTTAGTTCACTTATTACAAACAACAGCACTGCTATGAAATCCAACACCTTCACTTACTCAGAAGGCAGATCAGCTGGGCAATATCATTGGCCAACTCTGCAGTTCTGTAATGAGAACGGAAATAAGGACCTTCCGAATCTCCACAGCCACGAAGGTCGACAGCCACCACCCTgagaagtgaataataataataataataataataataataataataataataataataataataataataataataataagaatagtgagaaaagtgatagactcctaaggaggcaggatgcaacccggaaccccacactataaataggatgactgagatagacaaaataataataaatcttaatcatgagtcaataaaatgaaaaaatctactTGCATCAGTGTTgattttttcaccaataataataataataataataataataataataataataataataataataataataataataataataataataataataatttattgtgtACAGAAGCCAAATTTGACCTACCTAGTTTATAGCTACAGAAATATACGATTGCAGTTTTATTGCAAGAAAGTCAGCTGTTCAGCATAGCGTACTTCTCTACATAACCACAATTAACCGATCTGAAACTGTTCAACCACTCCTAACTCAAATGCCGCACTAAAAGGATCAAAACATTTTATTGCTAATCAAGAGGTTAGTCTGACAAGTTTCCTTCGCGTCTCATTAGGGAAGGGTAGCAGTTATAAATTCTGGAGAAATGCTTTTCCTTTATTGTACagattttatcctttttaccCGGGTACTTTTAACCGAACAATTATCAATTGCTGATCGTTATTTTTGAAACCTAAAACTTCCATAC
This genomic stretch from Macrobrachium rosenbergii isolate ZJJX-2024 chromosome 6, ASM4041242v1, whole genome shotgun sequence harbors:
- the LOC136839439 gene encoding epoxide hydrolase 4-like isoform X3; this encodes MSALKRVGLWCLEWTLAVAYGWVVIGYALWLWLRGALQQSITRDLPPDCLNDPNLGRHKYVKIEQNMKLHYVESGNHENPLVILVHGSPDFWFTWRKQISFLNQEYWVVAVDLRGCGDSEGPYFRSHYRTAELANDIAQLICLLNATSAHLICAGIGGQVGWYMAYNYPHLISKLVLIHSPHPYVVRQQLGQNWSHYYKAGYLYLLKLPVLPEIAATLNDFGLIDKIMKPLLKMKVIEPEEIEAYKFVFSSRDTWTGPLHILRALDVSPVDEEEPEPDVITKPTLLIMGDADPLLPMETAYRSAEFVERITVRPAPGPGYMTHVSRAHQVNETIIKFLNEMPWKPLSPLEPTKNSSLVGRVMGASLAAVSNTVNKLWIWMH
- the LOC136839439 gene encoding epoxide hydrolase 4-like isoform X2; the protein is MSALKRVGLWCLEWTLAVAYGWVVIGYALWLWLRGALQQSITRDLPPDCLNDPNLGRHKYVKIENMKLHYVESGNHENPLVILVHGSPDFWFTWRKQISFLNQEYWVVAVDLRGCGDSEGPYFRSHYRTAELANDIAQLICLLNATSAHLICAGIGGQVGWYMAYNYPHLISKLVLIHSPHPYVVRQQLGQNWSHYYKAGYLYLLKLPVLPEIAATLNDFGLIDKIMKPLLKMKVIEPEEIEAYKFVFSSRDTWTGPLHILRALDVSPVDEEEPEPDVITKPTLLIMGDADPLLPMETAYRSAEFVERITVRPAPGPGYMTHVSRAHQVNETIIKFLNEMPWKPLSPLEPTKNSSLVGRVMGASLAAVSNTVNKTSGALEMTRVFPGGLVGIAQASFKAAESKLGLD
- the LOC136839439 gene encoding epoxide hydrolase 4-like isoform X1, encoding MSALKRVGLWCLEWTLAVAYGWVVIGYALWLWLRGALQQSITRDLPPDCLNDPNLGRHKYVKIEQNMKLHYVESGNHENPLVILVHGSPDFWFTWRKQISFLNQEYWVVAVDLRGCGDSEGPYFRSHYRTAELANDIAQLICLLNATSAHLICAGIGGQVGWYMAYNYPHLISKLVLIHSPHPYVVRQQLGQNWSHYYKAGYLYLLKLPVLPEIAATLNDFGLIDKIMKPLLKMKVIEPEEIEAYKFVFSSRDTWTGPLHILRALDVSPVDEEEPEPDVITKPTLLIMGDADPLLPMETAYRSAEFVERITVRPAPGPGYMTHVSRAHQVNETIIKFLNEMPWKPLSPLEPTKNSSLVGRVMGASLAAVSNTVNKTSGALEMTRVFPGGLVGIAQASFKAAESKLGLD
- the LOC136839439 gene encoding epoxide hydrolase 4-like isoform X4, with product MSALKRVGLWCLEWTLAVAYGWVVIGYALWLWLRGALQQSITRDLPPDCLNDPNLGRHKYVKIEQNMKLHYVESGNHENPLVILVHGSPDFWFTWRKQISFLNQEYWVVAVDLRGCGDSEGPYFRSHYRTAELANDIAQLICLLNATSAHLICAGIGGQVGWYMAYNYPHLISKLVLIHSPHPYVVRQQLGQNWSHYYKAGYLYLLKLPVLPEIAATLNDFGLIDKIMKPLLKMKVIEPEEIEAYKFVFSSRDTWTGPLHILRALDVSPVDEEEPEPDVITKPTLLIMGDADPLLPMETAYRSAEFVERITVRPAPGPGYMTHVSRAHQVNETIIKFLNEMPWKPLSPLEPTKNSSLVGRVMGASLAAVSNTVNNILSGCF
- the LOC136839439 gene encoding epoxide hydrolase 4-like isoform X5, with product MSALKRVGLWCLEWTLAVAYGWVVIGYALWLWLRGALQQSITRDLPPDCLNDPNLGRHKYVKIENMKLHYVESGNHENPLVILVHGSPDFWFTWRKQISFLNQEYWVVAVDLRGCGDSEGPYFRSHYRTAELANDIAQLICLLNATSAHLICAGIGGQVGWYMAYNYPHLISKLVLIHSPHPYVVRQQLGQNWSHYYKAGYLYLLKLPVLPEIAATLNDFGLIDKIMKPLLKMKVIEPEEIEAYKFVFSSRDTWTGPLHILRALDVSPVDEEEPEPDVITKPTLLIMGDADPLLPMETAYRSAEFVERITVRPAPGPGYMTHVSRAHQVNETIIKFLNEMPWKPLSPLEPTKNSSLVGRVMGASLAAVSNTVNKLWIWMH